The Bacillus sp. NEB1478 genome contains the following window.
TGGAACAGGAGCCATTATGGCTGTTCCTGGACATGATGAGAGAGATCACGAGTTTGCAGTGAAATTCGAACTTCCGATTGTGGAAGTTGTTTCAGGCGGTAACGTTGCTGAGGAGGCTTATACGGGAGACGGCGATCATGTAAATTCTGACTTCTTGAATGGAATGTCAAAAATAGATGCAATTGAAAAAATGAATGCATGGCTTGTTGAGAATAATAAAGGCGAGAAGAAGATCACTTATCGTCTTCGCGACTGGCTGTTCTCCCGTCAGCGCTATTGGGGAGAACCTATTCCGATCATTCATTGGGAAGATGGCACAATGACAGCAGTTGCAGAAAATGAGCTTCCACTTGTTCTTCCGATTGTTAAAGAAATTAAACCATCAGGGACAGGTGAGTCACCACTGGCGAATGTAGAAGATTGGGTAAATGTCGTTGATCCAATTACAGGTAAAAAGGGCCGCCGTGAAACGAATACGATGCCTCAATGGGCAGGCAGCTGTTGGTACTACTTAAGATATATTGATCCAAAAAACAACGAAGAGCTGGCTTCAAAAGAGAAATTGAATCACTGGCTTCCTGTTGATATCTATATTGGCGGAGCTGAACATGCAGTACTACACCTTCTTTATGCTCGTTTCTGGCATAAAGTACTTTACGATCTAGGTGTCGTTCCGACAAAAGAACCGTTTCAGCGTTTGTTCAACCAAGGGATGATTCTTGGTGAAGGCAATGAAAAGATGAGTAAATCAAAAGGCAACGTTGTTAATCCAGATGAAATTGTAGCTAGCCATGGTGCGGATACATTAAGATTATATGAAATGTTCATGGGACCGCTGGATGCTTCTATTGCATGGAGTACAACTGGTCTTGACGGTGCTAGAAGATTTCTTGACCGTGTTTGGAGATTGTTAGCAGCTGAAAACGGTGATGGCTTGAATCCGGCTATTCAAGATGCAAAGGGCACAGATGCATTTACTCGTCTATACCATATTACGGTTAAAAAAGTAACGGAAGACTTTGAGGCATTGCGATTTAATACTGCAATCTCGCAGCTTATGGTATTTATTAACGATGCGAATAAACAAGAAGTACTTCCTAAGACTCTAATTCAAGGATTTGTAAAAATGCTTTCTCCGATTGCTCCGCATATTTGTGAAGAACTTTGGGAGAAACTAGGCGGAGTGTCGAGTATCGCTTATGAATCTTGGCCAGTTTGGGATGAGGCACAGTTAGTTGAAAATGAAGTTGAAATTGTTGTTCAAGTGAATGGTAAATTAAAATCAAAAATGACAATTCCTGCAAACATCAGCGGTCAGGAAATGGAACAAGCTGCACTTAAAGAAGAGATTGTTCGACAAAGCATTGAAGGAAAAACGATTCGAAAAGTAATTACTGTTCCAGGCAAACTTGTAAATATTGTAGCCAACTAAAGGAGGTACATTTCATGGATTATGAACTAAAAGAAATATCTCCATCTGAAGTTAAAAGCCTTTTAAAAGATGGGAAAAAGATTTCATTGATTGATGTGCGTGAGGATGAGGAAATAGCAGAAGGAAAGATTCCAGAAGCAGCTCATATAAAAATGGGAGAAATTCCAGATCGATTGAATGAGATTGATAAAAATGAAGAACATATTATCATTTGCCGATCAGGCAGAAGAAGTGAGAATGTAGCACTTTTTCTGCAAGATAAAGGGTATAAAGTGATAAATATGTCCGGCGGAATGCTGGAGTATAACCAGGATTAAGAAAATCCCTTCTGTTCATTAAATGAGCAGAAGGGATTTTTTTGTTACGAAAAGTAAAGTATGTGAGTGGTTAACCGATAAAAAGGATATACCTTTATAACCCTGGAGGCCAACATGGAAGTAAGACACTCTAATACGAAGAAATGGATAAGCATCTCTGCAATGTTATTCAGCGTTCAGATTGCGGGTACAATAGGGTTAATCTACAGCCAATTCTATATGTTTTATATGCTCAATATTGTCATATCTATTGCAGGAGCAATATTTGTTTATAAAATACTAAACCGTAAAGATGTGTATTCAGTAAATCTGGAAGATGAAATTCAAAAACATAAAAAAACATTCAGTCTGCTAGAAACGAGTAACATGAAATTACAAAACATTTTTGACAGTATCGATGTTGCCATCTGGTCTCATAACTTGCAGACTAACAAACTGCTAATAACTCCGGGCATTGAAAAACTGTATGGCTATCCATTAAAGGCTTTTTATGATGACGCTGATTTATGGAAAAAGGTCATACATCCTGAAGACATTGAGGTAGTTATTAAAAGGGCACATGAAATTGAAAACGGAATCGTCGCAACAAGCGAGTACAGAATCATCAGACCTGATGGGGAAATCAGATGGATTCATGATCGAGGAATTCCTTTTTTAAATGAACAAAAGGAACTGATTGATTTTAACTCGATTTTAATTGACATTACCGAACGAAAACGTGCTGAAATGACGATCGAACATATGGCTTATTTTGATGAATTAACGGGATTGCCTAATCGTAACGGTTTTAAAAAGAGAATTGATGAGAAGATAAAAGATGCGAGTCTCATACAAAATGATCTAGCTTTATTTTATTTAGATTTGGATCGTTTTAATGTCCTAAATGACACACTTGGACATAGTTTCGGTGATTTGCTGCTGCAGCAGGTTGCTGGTTTGCTTAAAAACACTATCGGCGAAAAAGGTGAGGTCTTTAGAAGAAGTGGTGATGAGTTCCTTCTGCTGATGGATTTCAAATCTAAAAATGAAGTGATAAAAATCGCAGAAGAGCTGATTGCATCCTTTACAAAGTCTTTTCTATTAAGCGGACAAGAAGTGTTTATTACACCTAGTATAGGAATAAGTCTTTATCCGGTTAACGGCTCTGATAGTGAAACTCTATTAAAAAGAGCGGATTCGGCGCTTTACCAAGCAAAAGAACGAGGGCGGAACACGTATCAATTTTTCACTGAGCAGCGTGATGGAAAGATGGAAAGAAGATTAAACTTGGAACATGGATTAAGAAAAGCCTTGAACAATAATGAATTATTTCTTGTATATCAACCGCAAGTTGATCTTTGTAGTCGGAAAATTATAGGTGTTGAAACGCTGCTGAGATGGAATAAGGAAGATGAGGGAATGGTTTCTCCAGCTGAATTCATCCCGATTGCCGAAGAAACCGGTTTGATTTTACCGATCGGAGAATGGGTCCTTAAAAACGCCTGTCTTCAAGGTATCAAATGGCACAAACTAGGGTTTAGCGAACTCGTGATTTCAGTTAATATCTCAGTTCGTCAGCTTTTGGAAGAGTCATTTATTGAAAGAGTCGAAGCGATATTAGAAGAAGTTGATTTCCCTGCTGCCTTATTAGAGCTTGAAATTACAGAAAGTACGACGATGGAAAGCATGGAAGAAACACTGCCAGTCCTTCATCGATTAAGATTAAAAGGAATAAAAATCTCCATCGATGATTTTGGTACTGGCTATTCATCCTTAACTTATTTAAGAAAGCTGCCAGTCGATACGCTGAAAATCGATAAGATGTTTATTGATGATATTTTAACTGACTCAAAAAGCAGTGCCATCGTAAAAACCATAATTGATATGGGACAAAACCTAGGTTTTCATGTTATTGCAGAAGGTATTGAAAGTGTCGAACAAGTAGATAGCTTATTGGAGAATGGATGTATATGCGGACAAGGCTATTACTTGTATAAACCGCATAAAGCAGATGAAATAGAGAAGCATCTTGAAAAGAATATGGTGATCAGTTAAAAATGACACGGAAATCGTTTGGAAAACGATTTTTCCGGGTCGTTTTTTTTTTTTTATTTCTGCGTGTTCAGCGAGATTTATACTCGCTGGACGCGTCATACGGAAAATATGTACGCTTAATGAAGGTAACCCACGGGATCTTAACCTATCATTCCCTATGTTTCACAAATGCTTTTTCGTGTAACACTACATAGGTAGATCAGTTTAAGGAGTGAATGAGAAATGAACGTACTTGTAATCGGAGCAAATGGAAATATAGGAAAAATAACTTGTGCCATGCTGGCTGAACAAGGTCATTCTGTTAAAGCAATGATTAGAAAAGAAGAGCAGAAAAAGGATTTTCAGCATCCGAATATGGAAGCTGTATTAGGTGATTTAGAAAAAGACTTTGAACATGTATTTAGTGGTATTGATGTGGTTGTTTTTACAGCTGGGTCTGGTGGTCATACACCATCTGAGAAGACAGATGCAGTGGATTATGAAGGTGCTGTTAAATCAATAAAACTGGCGGAAGCGCATAATGTAAAACAATTTATTATGGTGAGTGCTATAGCAGCAGATACACCTGAAAAAGGACCAGAAGGACTGCGTCATTATTTAGAAGCTAAAGGCAAAGCCGATCAAATCTTAATGGACAGTTCATTGAATTACACAATTCTTCGCCCAGGTGCTTTAACGGATGAAGACGGAATGGGATTAATTGAAGCTAAGAAAAAGTTAAATGAAAGAGGATCTATCCCTCGAGTGGACGTGGCAAGAACTATTTTAGCGAGCCTCGGAAATGAAAGAGTATATAAAAAAGTATTTGAAATGATAGAAGGTGAAGTGCCGATTCAAACTGCAATTGAGTCTGCATAAGGTATAAGACAAAACTAGTCAAAGTTAAACAAAGGAAAAGCATCCTCTTATGGTGAAATGCTTTAATGACCGGTTTGACACGACAAGCACATAAACTCCTGACCAAAGACACGCTCTTTGTGTCTAGGGAAGGAGAGAATGTGACCTCGAGTGTCTGGGCATTAAGGCTGGACATTACTCCATGTAAAAAGGGGATGCTTTTATGATTCAAGTTAAATTATTTGATGAAGATCATGAAGAAGACCTTGAAGAATCAATCAATGAGTTTTTGAATGAAATACCAAACGAAAATTTTATAGATATTAAATACCAAATAGCAGTATGTGATAGTGTCCATGAAGAAAATGAAACGATGTTTTCTTTCTCAGCCATGATTGTTTATAAAAAATAGACTACTGCAGTGCATGATAGGCGGCGTTTGTACCTGCAATATTCCCGGTAACAAATGCAACTGTAATATTGTATCCACCCGTATAGCCATGAAGATCAAGTATCTCTCCGCAGAAGAATAAACCTTCTTGTTTCTTGGATGCCATCGTTTGAGGTGCGATTTCTTTAACAGATACGCCGCCACCTGTTACAAAGGCTTTCTCGATCGATAAAGTCCCGCTTACTTGAAAAGAAAACCCCTTCATGTGCTGAGTGAGCAGACGCAGCGCTTGCTTAGGAACTTGGTCTGCCGTCACATCCCCATCGATATTTGCTTGTTCAATTAAGAACAGCAGATATTTCTCAGGGAGCATACCTTTTAAAACGTTCTTTATCGCTTTTTTAGGTTCTTCTGTAATTCTTTTTTGTATAGCTGCGAGTAATATCTCTTCATGCTCATCTGGGAAAGAATCTATACGCATTTCAATGGAAGGAACATTAAACTTTTTTAATGCTTTAACAACGTACTGACTGCAGCGAAGTGCAGCTGGTCCGGATACACCGAAATGCGTAAAAATCATATCCATTTGATGTGCTTTTATTAATTTGCCTTTTGGATTCCAAACAGAAAGAGAAATGTTGCGCAATGAGATGCCTTGCAGCGTTTTTTGTTTTATAAAAGTTTCGTTTGATGTAATAGGTACCTCTGTAGGATATAGGTCAGTTATCGTGTGGCCGGCTTTTTTCGCCCAAGCATATCCATCGCCTGTAGATCCAGTGTGAGGAACCGATTTTCCTCCTACAGCAATTACAACTGATTTTGTTTGAATTGTTTCGCCGGACTCTAGAACAATTTCATGAAGTTCATCATTAAAATGAATCGTTTTAACAGGGGTATTTGTTCTAATCTGTACCCCAAGCTGTCTAATTTTCTGTAAAAGGACTGCAACAACGTCTGTTGCTTTATTCGATACAGGAAACATGCGACCATGATCTTCTTCTTTTAACTCGATTCCTAAATTCTCGAAAAATGAGATAATATCTTCATTATTAAATACAGAAAAAGCACTGTATAAAAATCGTCCATTGCCAGGAATGTGTTTAATGATTTCTTCTACTGGCAAACGGTTTGTCACATTGCAGCGGCCGCCGCCAGAGATAGCCAGTTTGCGGCCCAACTTATCGCCTTTATCGATTAATAGGACGCGTGCCTTATTTTGTGCGGCACCCACACTGGCCATTAAACCTGAAGGACCTCCTCCAATGACAACGCAATCATAAATCATACAGATCCCAACTTTCTTATCCATTCGCTTAAAAATCTTTCCATACAATAGCATAGGTTTCCAAAAAAGGCTATTAATTTCTAAGCTTGTTACAATTCTTTTTCGTTTCGTTTGTAAGCAGGTAAAATACGTTACAAGAGCTTTTAATGTGATACAATACAAATAATGTTTTTACGCTTTAATAGAAGATACCCGTTTGCCAGGATGCAGCTAGACTGACGGAAATGCTTGCCGGCAGACGAATTTTTTAAAAGGTTTTACACAGTATTTTCTTTAGGATTATAAGTAGGAGATGAACAGTTTGTCCCGATTACTTCGTGGAACATTGATCTTATCGGCCGCAACATTTTTTTCGAAATTTATCGGTCTGATCTTTGTTATTCCGTTTACCAATCTAGTAGGAGAACAAGGCATGGCATTATACGGTTATGCCTACATTCCATATACGATATTACTTAGTATTTCCACAATGGGGGTACCGCTAGCAGTTTCAAAATTTGTTTCAAAATATAATGCACTTGGAGATTATGCAACAGGGAGAAGGCTATTAAAATCAGGTCTTTTGATCATGACACTGACTGGATTCCTTGCCTTCGTTCTCTTATATATGCTTGCGCCAGTTCTCGCACATAATATTATCGGTAAATATGGCGAGCAAGGGAACACTGTCACTGACATTACATTAGTAATCAGAATGGTAAGTACCGCATTAATTATAGTACCGTCCATGAGTCTTATTCGCGGTTATTTCCAAGGTTTTCAATCGATGGGACCTACTGCTGTTTCACAAGTTGTAGAGCAGATAGTCCGTATTGTGTTTATTCTAGTAGGCAGTTACATTATTATGAATATTATGCATGGAAAAACAACGACTGCCGTAGCGATCGCTACCTTTGCTGCAACACTAGGAGCCATTGCAGGCTTTATTGTTTTATTATGGTACTGGGCGAAGAGGAAGCCTCATTTGCAGAAAATGTACGACCAAAGCAAGAAAGCCGATGAAATCTCATTAAGCGATATTTACAAAGAGACGATCAAATATGCGATTCCGTTTGTCGCAGTAGGTCTAGCGATACCTCTTTATCAAATGGTTGACCAATTTACCATTGTTAATACGCTTAAAACGGTCTCTTATTCACAAACAGAAGCAGAATCTATTTATGCAATCATTACGCAGATCGCTCATAAGCTCGTAATGATTCCAGTTTCTCTAGCAACAGCGTTAGCATTAACGTTAATCCCTGTTATTACAAAATCATTTACCCAAAGCAATAAAGATGTCTTGCATAAACAGATCACGCAAACCTTCCAAATGGTGCTGTTCTTAACAGCTCCAGCTGCGGTTGGACTTACCGTTCTTGCTTACCCGGCATATGGTGCTCTTTTCGGGATGCCATCTATGGATACTGGCGGTTTTTACCTTCAATGGTATGCGCCAACTGCACTTTGGTTTGCGATGTTTACTGTAACAGCTGCAATTCTTCAAGGATTGAATCAGCAAAGGTTTGCTTTTATTAGTTTAAGCGCAGGTTTTCTGGCCAAGCTGCTTCTTAATAAACCGCTGCTTTTCTTATTTGGAGGAACTGGCTCTGTTATAGCAACTGATATCGGTTATACAATTTCAATTTTGTTTAATCTTTACATTATTAAAAAGTACAGTGGATTTTCATTTAAATGGGTATATAGAAGAAGCGTCCTCATCACTGTATTTTGTACAATCATGGCCTTAGCAGTTATAGGTATTATGGTGTTGCTTGGTGATTCAGAAACAAGGCTGCAAGCAATTATCAAATTATCGGCCGGTATTGTAATGGGTGGAGCTGTTTATGGCTTTTTGAGTTACCAATCTGGATTACTAAACATCATATTGGGAGATCGGATACCGTTTCTACGGAGAAAAAAATAATTCATACAAAAAGAAGGCCTTCAAAAAGCCTTCTTTTCCCATTGAAAAAATTACTTATTTTGTTCGTCATACCACTTCAGCTGATTTCCAATACTATAGCCTTCTAAAGGCACTTCATATTGAAAACCTGCTTTTTCTAAACTTGGTTGAAGATGTTCGCGGTAAACCCAGCCGCCATGCAAGTATATGATTGATTGTTCTGGTTTTACATGCTCTAGTAATTCAAGGATTACTTTCTCTGCCCATTCTCTTTTTTCAGAAGGGGAAAAATTTTTAATGGAAACATTGTACGGTTCGATATGCTGATCTTTTTTAAGAAGACCTTCTTTAGCACTATAAAAGTAAAAGTCATCATAATGGCTTTGTGCATATTGAACCGATTTAATAAATAATGGACTTATGTATAAATCAATCGCTGCCGAAGGTTTTAATGCTTTTTTTCGTGCAGTTGCAAGAAGACCAATTTTCCTTTTCATTCCAATTCCTCCTATAGTACTAAATTACCCCGTTTTATACAAATTAAATCAATTTTTTTACAATAATATAGGAAAAATAGATTATAAAGGTGGAAACAAAAATGCGTATCGATAAATGGCTGGCTAATACAGGTTATGGAAGCAGAAAAGAAGTGAAACAGCTCCTCAAATCAGGTGCTGTTACAGTAAATGGAGATGTTGTTAAAGATCCGAAGACACAAGCAAACCCAGATGCAGATGAAGTTGAAGTATATGGCGAAAAAGCAGTCTATCGAGAGTTTGTTTATTTAATGATGAATAAGCCTCAAGGTGTAATTTCTGCTACAGAAGACTCACGTCATAAAACAGTTATTGATTTGTTAGAACTCGAACTACTGGCTTTTGAACCGTTTCCGGTAGGAAGATTGGACAAAGATACAGAAGGTCTTTTAGTTTTAACAAATGATGGGCAGCTTTCACATATGTTACTATCACCCAAAAAACATGTGCCAAAAACCTATTTTGCAAAAATAAATGGTTCAGTACCAGTTTCAGCATTTGATAAATTTAAAGCAGGGATCGAATTAGAAGATGGATATGTAACAAAACCAGCAAAGCTTGAAATTATTAAAGATAATAGTGAGGAATCGGAAATATTATTGACGATTACTGAAGGTAAGTTCCATCAAGTAAAAAGAATGTTTGATGCAGTTGACCGAACTGTAGTCTATCTTCAAAGACTTCAAATGGGAAATTTGAAACTAGACGAATCATTGCCACTAGGATCGTATAGAGAGCTTTCAGAAGAAGAACTCGATTTATTATGTGAAAAAGAAGATGTTTTTGAATAATCTATAAGGGGTATCTTCCAATAAAAAGGAGATGAATCCCTATGATGGTATATGCTAATAAATTGATTGGGACGAAAGCTGAACATGATGCTGCTCCGTTAAATGATCATATAGTAAACGATATCTTATTTAACAAGTATGACCATCGGTTATGCTATTTTACTTATTCCGAGGATCATGATGAACATAAGTTTAGCCGCGGTGATGATCATATTGAAACTGTAGTTGCCGCTACTTCAGGTATCAATTCACATAACACACCATTAACCGGGGGAAGCTTTTCAGAAACTGAAGTACGATCTCCGAAAGAAACGTTTTTCATCCCATGGAATCAAATTGTGGATATGAATGAAGAAAAAATCGTGTTTAAAGGAAATGAACGCCAAATCAATGAACCCGTAGAATGTTATTCTTTTAAGGCAATTAAAAATTGGTCGGTTATTGATCAAAACAATGAAAAAATCGGTAAGATTAAGGATCTTGTTATGGATGCAAATACTCAGCAAGTAATGGGTTTTATGTTATCTGAAGGTTTTTGGAAGAGTTTATTAGGGCAGGATGAAAAGTTCATGCCGATCATAGGAAGTCCGGACTGGAAAACTCAAGAGTGGAAAATTGAACAAACTCCTGAAGTTTTATTAAGAAATAGTCCTGAAGAATTATAAACGAATTCTGAACGATGGAAATTGAATTGACTTTAAACTCCAACAAAAATAAAACCGTTTTTCTACCTCCAAAGTAGAAAAGCGGTTTTTTAAAATTATTTTATTTTCATCATGATACTTTAACTTTTTTCCTCGTGACTTCCCACATTCCGCGGGCAGGGCTGGTTACTAAATTGTTATAAGAAAGTACATTTAGATCTCTCTGTATCGTACGCTGTGTTGTTCCAAATTCTTCAACTAGTTCTCGTGTTGTAACAGTTCCTTTTTTTCGTATAAACAAATACAGGGCTTTCACACGATTCAACATTCTGTCAGTTGAAGGACTCAAAAAACCACTCCTTGTATAAATTTAGTTGTTATCATTTATATGATATCAATTAAAAGTTAATGAAGTATGAACGTTTGATTACAATCTTTTTTTAATTTTATGACTATTGCTTTTTTTATAATAAAAAGCGAAGATCCATATTGGTTCTTCGCTGCGTAAGCCAGTCTATTATGTCTAAATGAAAGTATGCCAGTGCGGGCTATGCAGCAAAACCTACGTAACGAACATATTATCCTTTATGGAAAGGAAAATTGTCAGTACAGGTAACAAACCACACCCCCCTATTTACGTCTATATTATACACGGAAATTGAAAAAAGTCAATCTATTTTCATTTCCAATCTTTTCTAAACAACTTCACAAATTAACGATGATTTGAGTTACAATGTAACTTAGAAAACATGCAGGATGGGGTGGGAGCTGTGTTTATTCTTCGGAAAGTTTTCGGGAAAATATTCGTGTTAGACAAGCTTGGTATTTTTACTTTTGCGTTTTTTATCGTTATTTTTTCATCGATTATTATGCGTCTCTTAGAACCGAAAACATTTCCAGGATGGTTTGATGCTCTATGGTATGTGATGACTACTGTAACAACTGTAGGCTATGGTGATTATTACCCCGTCACTATCACAGGCAGAATTTATGCTATTTTCATCTTTTTAATCGGTATCGGCATTGCGGGATTAGCTATTGGAAAATTAGTTGAATCACTAGGTGCACATCGTAAACGCAGGGAGGAAGGCAGGTTGGATTTTAAAGGGAGAAATCATTTTGTTATTATAGGATGGTCTGAAAAAGCGAGGTATGCGATCTCGGAGATACTTGAAACACATCCTGAGTTATATATTGTTCTCATTGATAATTTGCCTTCAGCACCGATTACCCATAAACATGTTCACTACATACAAGGAGATCCTTCTACAGAAATGGTATTAATACAAGCTAATATTAAAGAAGCCAAATCTGTTTTAGTTTTTTCAGATGATTCGATCCAAGATGCTGCACTTACGGATGGAAAAACGCTGCTGATCGTGACCTCTGTTGAAAGACTGACTCCTCACATCCATAGTACCGTTGAAATCAAAAAAGAAGAGCATATTAAGAATTTCAGACA
Protein-coding sequences here:
- a CDS encoding NAD(P)/FAD-dependent oxidoreductase, whose product is MIYDCVVIGGGPSGLMASVGAAQNKARVLLIDKGDKLGRKLAISGGGRCNVTNRLPVEEIIKHIPGNGRFLYSAFSVFNNEDIISFFENLGIELKEEDHGRMFPVSNKATDVVAVLLQKIRQLGVQIRTNTPVKTIHFNDELHEIVLESGETIQTKSVVIAVGGKSVPHTGSTGDGYAWAKKAGHTITDLYPTEVPITSNETFIKQKTLQGISLRNISLSVWNPKGKLIKAHQMDMIFTHFGVSGPAALRCSQYVVKALKKFNVPSIEMRIDSFPDEHEEILLAAIQKRITEEPKKAIKNVLKGMLPEKYLLFLIEQANIDGDVTADQVPKQALRLLTQHMKGFSFQVSGTLSIEKAFVTGGGVSVKEIAPQTMASKKQEGLFFCGEILDLHGYTGGYNITVAFVTGNIAGTNAAYHALQ
- a CDS encoding SDR family oxidoreductase, producing the protein MNVLVIGANGNIGKITCAMLAEQGHSVKAMIRKEEQKKDFQHPNMEAVLGDLEKDFEHVFSGIDVVVFTAGSGGHTPSEKTDAVDYEGAVKSIKLAEAHNVKQFIMVSAIAADTPEKGPEGLRHYLEAKGKADQILMDSSLNYTILRPGALTDEDGMGLIEAKKKLNERGSIPRVDVARTILASLGNERVYKKVFEMIEGEVPIQTAIESA
- a CDS encoding oligosaccharide flippase family protein; amino-acid sequence: MSRLLRGTLILSAATFFSKFIGLIFVIPFTNLVGEQGMALYGYAYIPYTILLSISTMGVPLAVSKFVSKYNALGDYATGRRLLKSGLLIMTLTGFLAFVLLYMLAPVLAHNIIGKYGEQGNTVTDITLVIRMVSTALIIVPSMSLIRGYFQGFQSMGPTAVSQVVEQIVRIVFILVGSYIIMNIMHGKTTTAVAIATFAATLGAIAGFIVLLWYWAKRKPHLQKMYDQSKKADEISLSDIYKETIKYAIPFVAVGLAIPLYQMVDQFTIVNTLKTVSYSQTEAESIYAIITQIAHKLVMIPVSLATALALTLIPVITKSFTQSNKDVLHKQITQTFQMVLFLTAPAAVGLTVLAYPAYGALFGMPSMDTGGFYLQWYAPTALWFAMFTVTAAILQGLNQQRFAFISLSAGFLAKLLLNKPLLFLFGGTGSVIATDIGYTISILFNLYIIKKYSGFSFKWVYRRSVLITVFCTIMALAVIGIMVLLGDSETRLQAIIKLSAGIVMGGAVYGFLSYQSGLLNIILGDRIPFLRRKK
- a CDS encoding EAL domain-containing protein, producing the protein MEVRHSNTKKWISISAMLFSVQIAGTIGLIYSQFYMFYMLNIVISIAGAIFVYKILNRKDVYSVNLEDEIQKHKKTFSLLETSNMKLQNIFDSIDVAIWSHNLQTNKLLITPGIEKLYGYPLKAFYDDADLWKKVIHPEDIEVVIKRAHEIENGIVATSEYRIIRPDGEIRWIHDRGIPFLNEQKELIDFNSILIDITERKRAEMTIEHMAYFDELTGLPNRNGFKKRIDEKIKDASLIQNDLALFYLDLDRFNVLNDTLGHSFGDLLLQQVAGLLKNTIGEKGEVFRRSGDEFLLLMDFKSKNEVIKIAEELIASFTKSFLLSGQEVFITPSIGISLYPVNGSDSETLLKRADSALYQAKERGRNTYQFFTEQRDGKMERRLNLEHGLRKALNNNELFLVYQPQVDLCSRKIIGVETLLRWNKEDEGMVSPAEFIPIAEETGLILPIGEWVLKNACLQGIKWHKLGFSELVISVNISVRQLLEESFIERVEAILEEVDFPAALLELEITESTTMESMEETLPVLHRLRLKGIKISIDDFGTGYSSLTYLRKLPVDTLKIDKMFIDDILTDSKSSAIVKTIIDMGQNLGFHVIAEGIESVEQVDSLLENGCICGQGYYLYKPHKADEIEKHLEKNMVIS
- a CDS encoding DUF6884 domain-containing protein, coding for MKRKIGLLATARKKALKPSAAIDLYISPLFIKSVQYAQSHYDDFYFYSAKEGLLKKDQHIEPYNVSIKNFSPSEKREWAEKVILELLEHVKPEQSIIYLHGGWVYREHLQPSLEKAGFQYEVPLEGYSIGNQLKWYDEQNK
- a CDS encoding sporulation protein Cse60, giving the protein MIQVKLFDEDHEEDLEESINEFLNEIPNENFIDIKYQIAVCDSVHEENETMFSFSAMIVYKK
- a CDS encoding DeoR family transcriptional regulator; translated protein: MSPSTDRMLNRVKALYLFIRKKGTVTTRELVEEFGTTQRTIQRDLNVLSYNNLVTSPARGMWEVTRKKVKVS
- the leuS gene encoding leucine--tRNA ligase, encoding MYYNHKTIEKKWQHFWEENKTFQTKEEYDKQKFYALDMFPYPSGAGLHVGHPEGYTATDILSRMKRMQGYNVLHPMGWDAFGLPAEQYALDTGNDPAEFTKQNISTFKRQIKELGFSYDWDREVNTTDPDYYKWTQWIFIQLYKKGLAYVDEVPVNWCEALGTVLANEEVIDGKSERGGHPVVRKPMRQWMLKITAYADRLLEDLNELDWPESLKDMQRNWIGRSEGAEVHFDIDGHSDKITVFTTRPDTLFGATYLVLAPENKLVEAIVSDEQNEAVTSYKKQIETKSDLERTELNKEKSGVFTGAYAIHPVTGAKLPIWIADYVLASYGTGAIMAVPGHDERDHEFAVKFELPIVEVVSGGNVAEEAYTGDGDHVNSDFLNGMSKIDAIEKMNAWLVENNKGEKKITYRLRDWLFSRQRYWGEPIPIIHWEDGTMTAVAENELPLVLPIVKEIKPSGTGESPLANVEDWVNVVDPITGKKGRRETNTMPQWAGSCWYYLRYIDPKNNEELASKEKLNHWLPVDIYIGGAEHAVLHLLYARFWHKVLYDLGVVPTKEPFQRLFNQGMILGEGNEKMSKSKGNVVNPDEIVASHGADTLRLYEMFMGPLDASIAWSTTGLDGARRFLDRVWRLLAAENGDGLNPAIQDAKGTDAFTRLYHITVKKVTEDFEALRFNTAISQLMVFINDANKQEVLPKTLIQGFVKMLSPIAPHICEELWEKLGGVSSIAYESWPVWDEAQLVENEVEIVVQVNGKLKSKMTIPANISGQEMEQAALKEEIVRQSIEGKTIRKVITVPGKLVNIVAN
- a CDS encoding rhodanese-like domain-containing protein, with the translated sequence MDYELKEISPSEVKSLLKDGKKISLIDVREDEEIAEGKIPEAAHIKMGEIPDRLNEIDKNEEHIIICRSGRRSENVALFLQDKGYKVINMSGGMLEYNQD
- a CDS encoding PRC-barrel domain-containing protein, encoding MMVYANKLIGTKAEHDAAPLNDHIVNDILFNKYDHRLCYFTYSEDHDEHKFSRGDDHIETVVAATSGINSHNTPLTGGSFSETEVRSPKETFFIPWNQIVDMNEEKIVFKGNERQINEPVECYSFKAIKNWSVIDQNNEKIGKIKDLVMDANTQQVMGFMLSEGFWKSLLGQDEKFMPIIGSPDWKTQEWKIEQTPEVLLRNSPEEL
- a CDS encoding pseudouridine synthase, which gives rise to MRIDKWLANTGYGSRKEVKQLLKSGAVTVNGDVVKDPKTQANPDADEVEVYGEKAVYREFVYLMMNKPQGVISATEDSRHKTVIDLLELELLAFEPFPVGRLDKDTEGLLVLTNDGQLSHMLLSPKKHVPKTYFAKINGSVPVSAFDKFKAGIELEDGYVTKPAKLEIIKDNSEESEILLTITEGKFHQVKRMFDAVDRTVVYLQRLQMGNLKLDESLPLGSYRELSEEELDLLCEKEDVFE